In Methylotenera mobilis JLW8, the following are encoded in one genomic region:
- the rnr gene encoding ribonuclease R, with amino-acid sequence MTNHKNTHKSKRSNDPHAAREASRYETPLPSRELILSTMSDQGVPLSVEQLYLLLDISNDEREVFNRRLNAMEREGQIIKNRKGALCIADKLDLIAGVIQGHPDGFGFLIPDDKTKSEDLFLSPKEMSQVMHGDRAIVRMSGLDRRGRPEGKIVEVLERRTQRLVGRVIRTAGVTIVAAEDKRINQDILIPYHLDMQAKSGQVVMVELTEQPSSHAQPMGKVVEVLGNYADSGMEIEIALRKHNLPHQFSAEAISLAESYPKLVQPEDYKGRIDCREMPLITIDGETARDFDDAVYAEPQGKGWRLVVAIADVSFYVRPHDALDKGALERGNSVYFPRRVIPMLPEALSNGLCSLNPDVERLCMICDMQIDGAGIVKQYKFYPSVMRSKARMTYNKVFEILQNPEGELAQEYTWLMPHLQHLNSVYQLLQAQREKRGAIEFESSETIMIFNDQGKIERIEPSTRNEAHKLIEECMLAANVCAAEFLKKHEHPALYRIHEGPTPEKLELLRTFMGEFGFGVGGGDSPHAKDYGKLLARIKDRPDAQLLQTVLLRSMQQAVYSPDNVGHFGLAYEAYAHFTSPIRRYPDLLIHRAIKAVLNGERYKAGDWNSLGEQCSMTERRADDATRDVTNWLKCFYMQDKIGEVFEGTVAGVTSFGLFVALDGVYVEGLLHVTELGNDYFIYDKARHEMAGERTGVRYRLGDRLTIKVVRVDLETTKIDFTLVNKSNELDVESNVDCKVKGAVNKSSARSQSAVKSTPKSEGVGALSPKADNVKFGDPFGKKPKRGPKAGFSDKPASTSKASPKPKNKTKTSKPKKVANKATTSKVTTKRKVKK; translated from the coding sequence ATGACAAACCATAAAAATACTCACAAAAGTAAAAGAAGTAATGATCCTCACGCTGCACGTGAGGCTAGCCGCTATGAAACCCCACTACCCAGCCGTGAATTGATACTTAGCACCATGAGCGATCAAGGTGTGCCGTTAAGTGTGGAGCAGTTGTACTTGCTGCTGGACATCAGCAACGATGAGCGCGAAGTTTTTAATCGGCGACTCAATGCAATGGAGCGTGAAGGTCAGATTATTAAAAACAGAAAAGGTGCGCTTTGTATTGCAGATAAGTTGGATTTAATTGCTGGTGTTATCCAAGGGCATCCTGATGGTTTTGGATTTTTGATTCCAGATGATAAAACCAAGAGCGAGGATTTGTTTTTAAGCCCTAAAGAAATGTCGCAAGTGATGCATGGTGACCGTGCCATTGTGCGTATGAGTGGCTTAGATAGAAGAGGCCGCCCTGAAGGAAAAATTGTAGAAGTGCTGGAACGCAGAACGCAGCGCTTGGTGGGACGTGTGATACGCACCGCTGGTGTGACGATTGTAGCGGCAGAAGATAAACGCATTAACCAGGATATTCTGATTCCGTATCACCTTGATATGCAGGCTAAGTCTGGCCAAGTAGTGATGGTCGAGCTTACCGAGCAGCCGTCATCACACGCACAGCCCATGGGCAAGGTGGTGGAAGTGTTAGGAAACTATGCCGATAGCGGCATGGAAATAGAAATTGCGTTGCGCAAGCATAATTTGCCGCATCAGTTTAGCGCAGAGGCCATCAGCCTAGCTGAGTCTTACCCTAAACTCGTACAGCCTGAAGATTATAAAGGCCGCATTGATTGCCGAGAAATGCCATTGATTACTATTGATGGTGAAACCGCACGTGACTTTGATGATGCGGTTTATGCTGAGCCTCAAGGCAAGGGCTGGCGTTTGGTGGTGGCGATTGCCGACGTAAGCTTCTATGTGAGGCCGCATGATGCACTCGATAAAGGGGCCTTGGAGCGTGGTAACTCAGTTTATTTCCCGCGTCGTGTGATTCCAATGTTGCCTGAGGCATTATCTAACGGCTTGTGCTCGCTTAACCCTGATGTTGAGCGCTTATGCATGATTTGCGATATGCAGATAGATGGTGCTGGTATCGTTAAGCAGTATAAATTTTACCCGTCTGTGATGCGTTCAAAAGCGCGCATGACGTACAACAAGGTGTTTGAAATTTTGCAGAACCCAGAAGGGGAGTTGGCGCAAGAGTACACTTGGTTAATGCCGCATTTGCAGCATTTAAATAGCGTGTATCAGTTATTACAAGCGCAGCGAGAAAAACGTGGCGCGATTGAGTTTGAGTCTTCAGAAACCATCATGATCTTTAATGATCAAGGCAAAATCGAGCGCATTGAACCTAGTACACGTAATGAAGCGCATAAGCTGATTGAAGAATGTATGCTAGCGGCCAATGTGTGTGCAGCTGAGTTTCTTAAAAAACATGAACATCCTGCACTATATCGTATTCACGAAGGGCCTACGCCTGAAAAGCTAGAGCTGTTGCGCACATTCATGGGCGAGTTTGGTTTTGGTGTGGGTGGTGGTGATTCGCCGCATGCTAAAGACTACGGTAAACTGTTGGCACGGATTAAAGACCGCCCAGATGCGCAACTACTACAAACGGTGCTACTGCGCTCTATGCAGCAGGCTGTCTACAGCCCAGATAATGTTGGTCACTTTGGCTTAGCTTATGAAGCTTATGCACACTTTACGTCGCCGATTCGTCGTTATCCAGATTTATTGATTCATCGTGCGATTAAGGCGGTGCTAAATGGCGAGCGATACAAAGCGGGCGATTGGAATAGCCTAGGTGAGCAATGCTCTATGACGGAGCGCCGTGCCGACGATGCTACGCGCGACGTGACCAATTGGCTGAAGTGTTTTTATATGCAGGATAAGATTGGCGAGGTATTTGAGGGTACTGTCGCCGGTGTAACTAGCTTTGGTTTGTTTGTGGCATTAGATGGCGTGTATGTTGAAGGCTTGTTGCATGTGACTGAGCTGGGTAATGATTACTTTATTTATGACAAAGCGCGGCATGAGATGGCCGGTGAACGTACCGGTGTGCGCTACCGACTAGGTGACAGATTAACCATTAAAGTCGTGCGTGTGGATTTGGAAACCACGAAGATAGATTTCACTTTGGTAAATAAAAGCAATGAGTTAGATGTTGAGTCTAATGTTGATTGTAAAGTAAAGGGTGCTGTGAATAAATCAAGTGCTCGCAGTCAATCTGCTGTAAAATCCACCCCTAAATCTGAAGGGGTAGGTGCACTAAGCCCTAAAGCGGATAATGTGAAATTTGGCGATCCGTTTGGTAAAAAGCCTAAACGTGGACCTAAAGCAGGTTTCTCTGATAAACCTGCGAGCACATCTAAAGCCTCACCTAAACCAAAAAATAAAACCAAAACCAGTAAACCAAAAAAAGTGGCCAATAAAGCAACCACGAGTAAAGTAACCACAAAACGTAAGGTAAAAAAATGA
- the mqo gene encoding malate dehydrogenase (quinone) → MTVKKVDVLLVGGGVMSATLATLLNELDPLMRMMMVERLSSIATESTDAWNNAGTGHAGYCELNYTPVDDAGNISINRALAINASFEVSLQLWASLVEKNALPAPAKFINKTPHLSFVWGKDNVEFLRQRYHMLKMHPLFKDMEFSDDIAQLTEWMPLMMQQRDGDEKVAATRVSYGSDVDFGSLTRELVKHLQQSPSFELNTSTEVTSLKRLDNGHWLVNIKDINTTKHHKIEAGFVFLGAGGGALKLLQKSGIPESQGYGGFPVSGQWLVCNNPEIIKQHNSKVYGKAALGAPPMSVPHLDTRIINGKPALLFGPYAGFTTKFLKKGSYLDLFKSVKPSNLKSLMGAGRHNMDLTRYLIGEALQKHSSRVTTLREFYPLAADADWHLENAGKRVQIIKQCDEKGGKLEFGTEIVAAKDGSIAALLGASPGASVSVQAMINVIERCFSDKIKTEQWHNRIKALIPSYGESLIDDSQLLAQVRSRTLEVLNLR, encoded by the coding sequence ATGACTGTAAAAAAAGTAGATGTACTCTTAGTAGGCGGTGGTGTGATGAGCGCCACACTAGCCACATTACTCAATGAGCTAGACCCATTGATGCGCATGATGATGGTAGAACGCCTGTCTTCAATTGCGACCGAAAGCACAGATGCCTGGAATAACGCAGGTACAGGTCATGCCGGCTATTGCGAGCTAAACTACACTCCTGTGGATGACGCTGGTAACATCAGCATCAATCGTGCGTTAGCTATCAATGCTTCTTTTGAGGTTTCTCTGCAGTTATGGGCGAGCCTGGTGGAAAAAAATGCACTCCCCGCACCAGCCAAATTCATCAATAAAACACCACATCTAAGCTTTGTATGGGGTAAGGATAATGTTGAGTTCTTACGCCAGCGTTACCATATGCTTAAAATGCATCCGCTGTTCAAAGACATGGAGTTCAGTGACGACATTGCACAACTAACCGAGTGGATGCCACTGATGATGCAACAGCGTGATGGCGATGAAAAAGTCGCGGCAACGCGTGTCAGCTATGGCTCAGACGTAGACTTTGGCTCGCTGACACGTGAGCTGGTTAAACACCTGCAGCAAAGCCCTAGCTTTGAGTTAAACACGAGCACTGAAGTCACAAGCCTTAAGCGCCTGGATAACGGCCACTGGTTAGTTAATATCAAAGACATCAACACCACAAAACACCATAAGATTGAAGCTGGGTTTGTGTTTCTAGGGGCTGGCGGCGGCGCATTAAAGCTACTGCAAAAGTCAGGCATCCCAGAAAGCCAAGGTTATGGCGGTTTCCCGGTTAGTGGTCAATGGCTGGTATGCAACAATCCTGAGATTATTAAACAACATAACAGCAAGGTTTACGGCAAAGCCGCACTTGGCGCACCGCCTATGTCAGTGCCTCATTTAGATACACGTATTATCAACGGTAAACCAGCACTACTGTTTGGCCCATACGCCGGTTTTACCACCAAGTTTTTGAAAAAAGGCTCTTACCTGGATTTATTTAAATCAGTAAAGCCAAGCAATTTAAAATCACTAATGGGCGCTGGGCGCCACAATATGGATTTGACGCGCTATTTAATCGGCGAAGCACTACAAAAACATTCATCGCGTGTCACTACCCTACGCGAATTTTACCCACTGGCTGCAGACGCCGACTGGCACTTGGAAAATGCCGGCAAACGTGTACAAATCATTAAGCAATGTGATGAAAAAGGCGGAAAGCTAGAGTTTGGTACAGAAATCGTTGCGGCTAAAGATGGCAGTATCGCTGCGCTATTAGGCGCCTCACCGGGCGCTTCGGTTTCGGTACAGGCGATGATTAATGTGATTGAGCGCTGCTTCTCAGACAAAATCAAAACCGAGCAATGGCACAACAGAATTAAAGCATTAATTCCTAGCTATGGTGAGTCATTAATCGATGATAGCCAGCTTTTAGCGCAAGTGCGTAGCCGTACCTTAGAAGTATTGAATTTACGTTAG
- a CDS encoding cytochrome c3 family protein yields MINCLLIKITTNSRGLPVRNYRTIHATELMIGRGAECTIHLADPRIAMHHAVIKELEDGHIYVVSLNGEVEVDGAILQNVKLTPGKQVMIGPYQLNVEPAPPDVNLSISLTLTQPLPDDYQDLKARTHDPLPNAFKFKWHLSIWLAALIALTFLLLPLAQNLIQPLQTSMSTLPFGFDRVWSPGRISTAHRHFGSQCFNCHQAPLKKVSDQACVHCHQDTAPHIADPELQKRSLKAAHRFIGSMRCAECHQEHKAPHPLARQDNEMCIKCHGAIRTIDRDTKLPNIRDFEKQHPDFKLSFKTGPNDKDVVRIPQADKAKLIENSGLKFPHNQHVGKVQGPNGIWDVRELACTSCHQAEGKEMRFKALSYKNNCSTCHSGELQVGPKDNKLTLPHGDEHNMFNALKLYAPKKFDHYSDQLKNNGCAYCHEVQATPAGDAMPWRTLPLRINNDWLSKAQFNHAAHRTQQCTSCHKVEESTSSADIAIPDRQSCLQCHSGNTPKHKRIASSCMSCHTFHNAHQGYDLITGAKVESKDIDILNALPNNAKQQ; encoded by the coding sequence ATGATTAATTGTTTGTTAATAAAAATCACAACCAACTCGCGCGGGCTACCTGTACGCAATTACCGTACTATCCATGCAACAGAGTTAATGATTGGCCGTGGCGCGGAGTGCACAATTCACTTGGCTGATCCACGCATTGCCATGCATCACGCGGTGATTAAAGAGTTAGAGGATGGTCACATTTACGTGGTCAGCCTAAACGGTGAAGTTGAAGTAGACGGTGCAATACTACAAAACGTCAAACTTACCCCCGGCAAACAAGTCATGATTGGTCCCTACCAGCTGAATGTAGAGCCGGCACCGCCTGATGTGAACTTATCCATCTCACTCACGCTCACGCAACCACTGCCAGATGATTATCAAGACCTAAAAGCGCGTACGCACGACCCCTTACCAAACGCCTTTAAATTCAAATGGCATTTATCCATATGGCTAGCAGCACTGATTGCCCTCACCTTTTTGCTCTTGCCGCTAGCGCAAAACCTAATACAGCCCTTGCAAACATCCATGTCCACGCTGCCCTTTGGCTTTGATCGAGTATGGAGCCCTGGCCGCATTTCCACAGCACACCGTCACTTTGGCTCTCAGTGTTTTAACTGCCATCAGGCTCCGCTCAAAAAAGTGTCAGACCAGGCCTGCGTACACTGCCATCAGGATACTGCACCACATATTGCCGACCCAGAACTGCAAAAACGTTCACTGAAGGCTGCACACCGCTTTATTGGCAGCATGCGCTGCGCAGAATGCCACCAAGAACATAAGGCACCGCATCCATTGGCACGTCAGGACAATGAAATGTGCATTAAATGCCACGGTGCTATCAGAACCATAGATCGGGATACCAAACTACCCAATATCCGCGACTTTGAAAAACAGCACCCTGACTTTAAACTTAGCTTCAAAACCGGACCAAACGATAAAGACGTTGTACGTATTCCGCAAGCAGATAAAGCTAAACTGATAGAAAACTCCGGGTTAAAATTCCCGCATAATCAACACGTTGGGAAAGTACAGGGCCCTAACGGCATTTGGGATGTGCGTGAGCTAGCTTGTACCAGCTGCCATCAAGCTGAAGGTAAAGAAATGCGCTTTAAGGCACTCTCTTACAAAAACAACTGCAGTACCTGCCATAGCGGAGAACTGCAAGTTGGCCCTAAAGACAATAAGCTGACCCTACCGCATGGCGACGAGCACAATATGTTCAACGCCTTGAAGTTATACGCACCCAAGAAGTTTGATCACTATTCAGACCAGCTTAAAAACAATGGCTGTGCATATTGCCATGAGGTACAGGCAACACCAGCAGGCGACGCAATGCCGTGGCGCACCCTGCCCTTGCGTATTAACAATGACTGGCTCAGCAAGGCGCAGTTCAACCATGCCGCCCACAGAACACAGCAATGCACCAGTTGCCACAAAGTTGAGGAGTCAACCAGTAGCGCCGATATTGCTATCCCTGACAGGCAATCATGTTTGCAATGCCACTCTGGCAATACACCGAAACATAAGCGTATTGCAAGCAGCTGCATGTCTTGCCATACCTTCCATAATGCACACCAAGGTTATGATTTGATTACCGGCGCTAAAGTCGAGTCTAAAGACATTGATATCTTGAACGCATTACCTAACAACGCTAAGCAGCAATAA
- a CDS encoding cyclic nucleotide-binding domain-containing protein, translating into MRNHFDVIIIGAGPSGLSAAARASEQKLSYLLLEATEAAANTIRNYQRRKLVMAEPRGLPLRSPLPFAASLRESVLISWESVIADYKINIRYNSKVVAITRDTESKQPEALTVELSDGNSFTADHVILAIGVQGNLRKLEIPGGDLPQVQYQLDDPEAYQNETIVVIGGGDTGVENALALTGRNQVIVLNRAEDFSNCKESNLTQLTEARQRGALDWLLETRPQSIEANTTGEFPITLLANTPKGVERIPCHRIIARLGALPSRPLLESFGVAFPTADLAALPVLTSRYESNVPGLYIIGALAGYPLIKQGINQGYEVIEHILGNPVEAADTALLREKFASFCSDRGIEDVLDKIQRSVPLLRLLNSLQLRELILESNILQPAAGDIIFERNDYSTSFFFVIEGELEMFIDEDDIADDRFKSGEFFGEMGLLSGRRRIATVRATSQCALIETPRRVILKLINSVQTMRRTLDEVAIKRIVHACIGLSLSEDDLNDLATHAVIKQYAAGEELFHEGDEADGLYLIRRGSVTVSRMMTGREVVLFYVAAGNYVGEMSLISGEPRYATVRAAIATEAILIDIGRMQGIIARNPEVRSSLDARYLQHLQEQEKRQQSETSSDSSSGFSNQSAQSSLISFLIQQGVGEATDVLLIDESLCVRCNHCEQACADTHGGATRLDRDTGPIYANIRVPTSCRHCEHPHCMKDCPPDAIHRAPHGEVYIDDSCIGCGNCQQNCPYDVIQMAVIQDQPEQSLWQMLLGIRPKQVASTNNTKVAVKCDMCKDIADGPVCVRACPVGAALRVNPEQLLGYASNNVADEHHILGFDDA; encoded by the coding sequence ATGCGCAATCACTTTGATGTCATTATTATTGGAGCAGGCCCCAGTGGCTTATCAGCAGCGGCACGTGCGTCCGAGCAAAAGCTATCCTATCTACTATTAGAGGCAACAGAAGCCGCCGCCAATACCATACGCAACTATCAGCGCCGTAAATTGGTCATGGCGGAGCCTCGTGGCTTACCATTGCGCAGCCCCTTGCCATTCGCTGCATCTCTGCGCGAATCTGTACTAATCTCGTGGGAAAGCGTAATTGCTGATTACAAAATCAACATTCGCTACAACTCAAAGGTTGTTGCAATCACCCGTGATACCGAAAGCAAACAGCCAGAAGCGTTAACCGTTGAACTCAGTGACGGTAATTCATTTACAGCCGATCATGTGATACTGGCGATTGGCGTACAAGGCAACCTACGTAAACTGGAAATTCCCGGCGGCGATTTACCGCAAGTACAGTATCAACTAGATGACCCAGAAGCCTACCAAAATGAAACTATCGTTGTCATTGGTGGTGGTGATACCGGGGTTGAGAATGCGCTAGCACTGACTGGCCGCAATCAGGTGATTGTCTTAAATCGTGCCGAAGACTTTAGCAATTGTAAGGAAAGCAACCTTACTCAACTAACCGAAGCAAGGCAAAGAGGCGCGCTGGACTGGCTATTGGAAACGCGACCACAATCAATTGAGGCCAATACCACTGGCGAGTTTCCCATAACTCTGTTAGCAAACACCCCTAAAGGGGTAGAACGCATCCCCTGCCATCGGATTATTGCTCGTCTTGGTGCACTGCCATCCAGACCGCTGCTGGAAAGCTTTGGCGTAGCCTTTCCTACCGCAGACTTAGCTGCCCTGCCCGTACTGACCTCACGTTACGAGTCCAACGTACCGGGCTTATATATCATAGGCGCGCTTGCTGGTTACCCGTTAATCAAACAGGGTATTAACCAGGGCTATGAAGTCATTGAGCATATCCTCGGCAACCCGGTTGAGGCTGCAGATACTGCGCTACTTCGCGAAAAGTTTGCTAGCTTTTGCTCAGACCGCGGCATTGAAGATGTGCTGGATAAAATTCAGCGCAGCGTTCCGCTATTACGCCTTCTCAACTCACTGCAATTAAGAGAGCTGATTTTAGAGAGCAACATTTTACAGCCTGCCGCTGGCGACATTATTTTTGAACGCAACGATTACAGCACCTCCTTCTTTTTTGTGATTGAAGGCGAGTTGGAAATGTTCATCGATGAAGACGATATTGCCGATGACAGATTTAAAAGCGGTGAGTTTTTTGGCGAAATGGGCCTATTATCTGGACGGCGCAGAATCGCTACGGTAAGAGCAACAAGCCAGTGCGCGCTGATTGAAACGCCACGACGGGTGATATTAAAGCTAATCAATTCTGTGCAGACAATGCGCAGAACGCTGGATGAAGTCGCAATCAAGCGTATCGTACATGCTTGCATTGGTCTTTCCTTAAGTGAAGATGACCTTAACGACCTAGCCACACATGCAGTGATTAAACAATACGCTGCGGGTGAAGAACTGTTTCATGAAGGTGATGAAGCGGATGGCTTGTACCTGATTAGGCGCGGCTCCGTTACAGTTTCTCGCATGATGACTGGACGAGAAGTAGTTTTATTCTATGTAGCAGCCGGCAATTATGTGGGTGAAATGTCCCTCATTTCAGGCGAGCCGCGTTACGCTACGGTGCGTGCCGCAATTGCAACTGAGGCGATTTTAATTGATATAGGACGCATGCAGGGCATCATCGCACGTAACCCTGAGGTGCGCTCATCATTAGATGCACGCTACTTACAACATCTCCAAGAGCAGGAAAAAAGACAGCAATCCGAAACCTCTTCTGATAGCAGCAGCGGTTTTTCAAATCAATCCGCACAATCCAGCCTGATCTCGTTCTTGATACAACAAGGCGTAGGTGAGGCCACGGACGTTCTTTTGATTGACGAATCACTTTGTGTGCGTTGCAACCATTGTGAGCAGGCGTGCGCTGATACGCATGGTGGCGCAACACGGTTAGACCGCGACACCGGCCCTATTTACGCCAATATTCGTGTCCCTACTTCTTGCCGCCACTGCGAGCATCCTCATTGCATGAAAGACTGCCCGCCAGATGCTATCCATCGGGCACCGCATGGCGAAGTTTATATTGATGATAGCTGCATAGGCTGCGGCAACTGCCAGCAAAACTGCCCCTATGACGTGATTCAAATGGCAGTGATTCAAGACCAGCCAGAACAAAGCTTATGGCAAATGCTATTGGGGATTCGCCCCAAACAGGTTGCCTCTACCAACAATACAAAAGTCGCGGTGAAATGTGACATGTGTAAGGATATTGCCGATGGGCCAGTATGCGTACGTGCGTGCCCAGTTGGCGCAGCATTACGCGTGAACCCTGAACAACTTTTAGGTTATGCAAGTAACAATGTCGCAGATGAACACCACATACTAGGGTTTGATGATGCATAG
- the epsA gene encoding XrtB/PEP-CTERM-associated transcriptional regulator EpsA encodes MMKKESINQYVNIATAVIQRSHQIKTHLDYFVWLQNSVAELIPHDMLLTAWGDFRQQQDGQLHYDAASNLKDLRTSGIIDASDRVSEFLGDLYNYWIASGSDCFVIDSAGQSAIIQKIKTVFPEQLLEINSLLVYAVRDQRSSDECLYVFFSKEYKLDINAPMMDFIMPHIDYILRKIKPLEQLDMLAEADGVSLSSLSEREIEVISWIKAGKTNQEIGMILSISQNTVKSHLKRIFQKLNIGRRAQAVALLANVPSNKLKQLQVQQGTHSVYN; translated from the coding sequence ATGATGAAAAAAGAATCTATCAATCAATATGTAAATATAGCGACAGCTGTTATTCAGCGCTCGCATCAAATCAAAACTCACTTAGATTACTTTGTGTGGCTGCAAAACAGCGTTGCTGAGTTAATCCCACATGACATGCTACTCACTGCTTGGGGTGATTTTAGGCAGCAGCAAGATGGCCAGTTACATTATGATGCGGCCTCGAACCTAAAAGACCTTAGAACCTCCGGCATTATTGATGCCTCAGATCGCGTAAGTGAGTTTTTGGGTGATTTATATAACTATTGGATTGCGTCCGGCAGTGATTGTTTTGTTATCGACTCAGCTGGGCAAAGTGCAATCATCCAGAAAATTAAAACAGTATTCCCTGAGCAGTTGCTTGAGATTAACTCACTACTGGTTTATGCCGTAAGAGATCAAAGAAGTAGTGATGAGTGTTTATACGTATTTTTCAGTAAAGAATATAAGTTAGATATCAATGCACCGATGATGGATTTTATCATGCCGCATATTGATTATATCTTGCGAAAAATCAAACCGCTGGAGCAGTTGGATATGCTGGCAGAGGCTGATGGCGTAAGTTTATCAAGCTTGAGTGAGCGCGAGATTGAGGTGATTAGTTGGATTAAGGCTGGCAAAACCAACCAAGAAATTGGCATGATCTTGAGCATTAGCCAAAATACAGTGAAGAGCCACCTAAAAAGAATTTTTCAGAAACTTAACATTGGGCGCAGGGCACAAGCGGTGGCTTTGCTGGCAAATGTGCCTTCAAACAAACTGAAGCAGTTGCAGGTGCAGCAGGGCACGCATTCGGTTTACAACTAA
- the rlmB gene encoding 23S rRNA (guanosine(2251)-2'-O)-methyltransferase RlmB, translating to MSDARILFGFHAVLSRLRQHSASVQEILIDRDRVDARMKDLLNMAESSGVRTMQVERSRLDGMAGMNGRHQGVIARVVDTPIPYKDIHDILESDLSEPAFFLILDGVEDPHNLGACLRVADAMGVHAVIAPKDRAAGLNATVRKVACGAAETVPFIAVTNLARTIRELKEAGVFVVGTTMDSPSTLLNTKLNGPIALVLGAEGDGMRRLTAETCDALMTIPMFGSVQSLNVSVASGICLYEVRRQRSLAV from the coding sequence ATGAGTGACGCCCGTATTTTATTTGGCTTTCATGCAGTGTTAAGCCGATTACGCCAGCATAGTGCTAGCGTGCAAGAAATTTTAATTGACCGTGACCGTGTGGATGCACGTATGAAAGACTTGCTGAACATGGCAGAGTCATCTGGTGTGCGTACCATGCAAGTAGAGCGTAGCCGCTTAGATGGTATGGCTGGCATGAACGGCCGTCATCAAGGGGTGATTGCACGCGTGGTGGATACCCCAATTCCATACAAAGATATCCATGATATTTTGGAGTCAGATTTATCTGAACCTGCATTCTTTTTGATTTTAGATGGTGTAGAAGACCCGCATAATCTGGGCGCCTGTTTACGTGTGGCGGATGCCATGGGAGTACATGCGGTGATTGCGCCTAAAGACCGCGCGGCAGGGCTTAACGCTACCGTGCGTAAGGTGGCGTGTGGCGCAGCTGAGACCGTGCCGTTTATTGCGGTAACCAACTTAGCGAGAACGATTCGCGAGTTAAAAGAAGCTGGTGTTTTTGTAGTGGGTACAACAATGGATTCGCCCAGCACTTTATTAAACACTAAGCTGAATGGCCCAATTGCGTTGGTGTTAGGCGCAGAGGGCGATGGTATGCGTCGATTGACTGCAGAAACCTGTGATGCGCTGATGACGATTCCGATGTTCGGCTCCGTACAGAGTTTAAACGTGAGCGTGGCTAGTGGTATTTGCCTGTATGAGGTAAGGCGCCAACGCAGTTTAGCGGTGTAG
- a CDS encoding sulfite exporter TauE/SafE family protein — translation MNFDLILTFLALGAFVGLAAGLLGIGGGGVMVPMLTAIFLSQNVPADQVVHLALGTSMACIMVTSLSSLRAHHANGAVVWPLVKLMVIGVVLGTFSATFIASKISSKALAIFFACFMGYVAIQMFSNSKSGQATSTATHHAINRLELMLASIGIGSISAIVSIGGGSITVPYLTWRKIDIKKAIGTSAAIGFPLSIAGSLGYLLSGWSHAASIPYTYGFINLPAVLVISITSFFTAPIGANLTQKLPVAMLKKIFALLLATLSLKMLWNLQLLPCCNF, via the coding sequence ATGAATTTTGATCTGATTTTAACTTTCTTGGCATTAGGTGCCTTTGTTGGTTTAGCTGCTGGCCTATTGGGCATTGGCGGTGGTGGCGTGATGGTGCCTATGCTGACCGCTATATTTTTAAGCCAAAACGTTCCAGCCGACCAAGTCGTGCATTTAGCCCTAGGCACTTCTATGGCATGTATTATGGTCACTTCTCTATCCAGCTTACGTGCTCATCATGCTAATGGTGCCGTGGTGTGGCCATTGGTTAAACTAATGGTAATAGGGGTGGTATTGGGCACTTTTTCAGCCACATTTATTGCCTCTAAAATCAGCTCAAAGGCATTAGCCATCTTCTTTGCCTGCTTTATGGGTTATGTGGCGATTCAAATGTTTTCTAATTCCAAATCAGGCCAAGCGACAAGCACAGCCACGCACCATGCAATAAATCGGCTTGAACTCATGCTCGCCTCCATCGGCATAGGCTCTATCTCCGCGATTGTATCTATCGGTGGCGGCTCCATTACCGTACCCTACCTCACCTGGCGCAAGATTGACATCAAAAAAGCCATCGGCACATCCGCGGCGATTGGTTTCCCGTTATCGATTGCCGGCAGCCTTGGCTATTTGTTAAGCGGCTGGTCACATGCGGCATCGATTCCATACACTTACGGCTTTATTAACTTACCTGCCGTATTAGTCATTTCTATCACCAGTTTTTTTACCGCGCCAATTGGTGCAAATCTGACACAAAAATTACCAGTTGCCATGCTTAAAAAAATCTTTGCTTTGCTATTGGCAACATTAAGCCTAAAAATGCTTTGGAACTTGCAATTATTGCCTTGTTGCAATTTTTAA